CACTGACACGTGCAAAAGACAGCTGGCTTTGAATCTCCGTGGAGGCCTGTCGAAGCTGATGCCTCGCATTCCAACTTGTGTAATTTGGAACGCCCAGCATGCTGACGATCGAGATGATTGCTACAACAATCATCATTTCCACCAACGTAAATCCACGCTGGTTGTTCTTGCCTTGCCTGTCTAGTAAGAAGCGATACCACATGGCGGCTTCTAACCCAGCAAGGGGCATGCCGCTAGAGAAAGGGGGTCATGTCTCTCTAACTAGTTGATTTTATGAGACTCAGGCTATCATGAGACACGTTTGAGTCGGTCATTTTTCGCACTTAGGAGCAACAATTTTCGGCAGAGAGGCTGTACAGTTCCGTACAAGCTGATCAGAGATCTAAAAGAATGGCGACAGGATCATGACGAGCGTACCTGCTATCTCATCAGGAGGGAATGTTTGACGCTTTTACGGCAACAGATCGTCCACCTGTATGGCTTTAATGGAAAGATCTAAAGATGTCTCGAGACAATCGACAGCTATTACGATTTGCCGTCCAACTGCCATGCACGCTTAACAGCCGCACCTACCGATCAGAAGGAACGATTCTGAATCTCTCGAGACAGGGCTACGCCGTGCTGGCAGCACAACCGCCAGCAGTTTCGTCCTAGTCTGACGCTGTGGATTGATTTACCGGACAGCACTACGCCTATCGACATTGAGCTTGCTGGAGTTCGGTTGGTTTCTGAACAACGTTGTGGGCTCGAGTTTATCCAGATCTCCCCAGAGATGCTGAGCCGGTTGGATTCCTTTGTCTTCGTGCTCGAGCACACTCCTTGACCACACGCCGAAGAGGTCGGTTACTTTACAGCCACGGCGCGAACTTGTCGGTACGCTGTCAGTCCCTTCAGTACTTTCTGAATGCCGTCTTGCAATAGAGTGACCATCCCTTCCCGCATGGCGACATTTAGAATTTCTGCTGTGCGCGCTCGGCTTTGAATCAGCGTTTTGACCTCTTCTGAGCCGACCAGAAGTTCGTGCAATGCGACACGCCCTTTAAATCCTGCGTGATTGCAGGCTTCGCAGCCTTTTCCGCGATACAGTTTTAGGTCATCGGAATTGCTGACACCGAGTTTTTCCCAATATCTCGCCCCATAGCCCTGCACAAGCTCGTCATATTCCTGTTGGGTCGGACGGTACTCTTCTTTGCACTGGGAACAGATACGTTTACAAAGCCGCATGGCGAGGACACCCAACATCGCATCCGCAAAGTTAAACGAGTCACATCCCATATCGAGTAACCGTGTCACGGTTTCTACCGCACTATTAGTGTGTAACGTGCTCATCACCAGATGGCCGGTGAGCGAGGCTTCAATGGCAGTGTCTGCTGTTTCTTTGTCACGCATCTCTCCAATCATGATGACATCCGGGTCGGCACGGAGGAACGCCCGCATCGCTGAGGCGAAGGTAAACCCAATCTTTGGATGCACTTGTACCTGCCGCAGCCCTTCTTGTGTAAGTTCGATGGGATCTTCTGCGGTCCAAATTTTTCGCTCATCCGTGTTGATGTGTTTCATCACGGCGTGCAGCGTGGTAGTCTTCCCTGACCCGGTCGGCCCCACGCACAGGAAAATGCCATACGGCTGTTCTGAGAGCTCTTTCACGGTCTGCAACACACCAGGGGGGAAATCCATGGCTTCCAACGGCATGGTTTCCTTGGCAGTCAAAAGCCGTAACACGACATCCTCATTGTTTCCCGCCGTCGGGAGGGTTGCTACCCTCACTTCAATTTCACGGTCCTTCGCCAACTTGAAGCGAATCTTCCCATCTTGAGGCTTCCGTCGCTCGGCAATATCCAAATTGGCCATAATCTTCAAGCGCGAGACGATGGCACGCCGATACGTGGCAGGAATCCGCATGTAGGTAAAGCAGGTTCCATCAACCCGGAACCGTACGGCGGTTTCTTTACGATCTGCATAGGGCTCAACGTGAACGTCCGAGGCCTCCAGTCGATAGGCCTCCGCGATAATCTGATTGACCAGCCGGACGATGGCAGAATCGTTTTCGTCGATCTCTCTTCGCTCTAATTCCACATTCCTTTCGATGCTGGCTTCGTCAACCAGTTCTCCAAGGATATCCGTGATTGAGCCGCCATTCGCTTGACCTGTTGCCACGAGCAGGTATTGTTCGATATCCCGCCGAAGCCCGACCAAAAATCGGATCGTGGTTGCAGGGAATGCCCTCCGGATATCCACGCCTTTCTCTAAATCATGCGGGTCATTAATGAGAATGTCGAGCACGGTACCCTGACGTTTCAACGGAATCCATGCGTTCCTCCTGAGATAATCGAAGCTCAGGTTTTTCAAGAGTTCCGGATCAATGATCGTCCGTTCGTCGTACGGAACATAGGGACACTGATAGAACTCACTCAGCGCTTGGCCGAGTGCCGACTTCGGGACACGATATGTATCGATCAGGACAGTCTCCAGATCGATTTCTCGCGAAAGCGACTCTTCTACTGCCGCATCCAATTCGACCGGACCGACGAGCTCCCGATAGGCGATACAATCCAGGAGACTCCTCTCCATGGCCTTTTTTCTTGGGGCCTTGCTTATCTGGGGTCTTTTCAGGCTCGCAACGGAAAGGATTTCTTGCTTATTCTGTGGACCAGTGGCTTGTGCAATCATTGTAACTCTTCCTTGTTCCTCGATAGCTAGAATGTGTTTTTGGATTCGTTATGGAAAAGGAGCGCACTTTGGCCGATCAATATTTGGCCACCCATGTGCCTGGAGCGCGATAGACGACAGGCAAACCACGAAACCACCCTTGTCCGAGATCATGGGCGTACCAGACTTCGAGGGTTCCCCGTGATTCTGTTGCCAAAATCGTCCCACCGACGACCACCGCGCCATACACCTTCGCCTTTCCTGTCACTGTGATATTGCCGGTGGCATAGAGCACACCGTTGAGCTGAATCCCTGAGAGCTGAACGGGCGTTCGAACGCCAGTGCTCTCTGGATCAGTCCGCGGAGGACTCAGCGCCTTGATGGTAGCCCCCGATCCACTGGGATTGAGGTGGATATGTCCCTGCATCACGACCGTACCTTCAAGATAGGGGGCCTGTATTCGAAGAACGCCGAGATTGTCCGTGCGCGGCGGCAATTGGTCGAGGGTATCAATGAAGATCAACCCTTGTTGATCACCCGGTATCTGCGACTTCAACACCTCATCTGGAGACAGTCCTCGTCCCGGCTCAACCATGCCTTGGGGATATAACAACCCCTCTCGGTCAATTGCGAAGTAGCGCCCGAAACGTTTCGCCATGCGCTTCAGATCTTCATAGGTCCATTGATCCAGCCGGACGCCCGGAATCGGCGATTGACTTTCATGAAGATTGGATGGAAGTCCCGGTGCCTGCTCCGGAGCAGGTTGCGTCACCAGAACCGGTCCCCCGATCCACGCCTCCACCCAGCGGTCTTCGCGCTGAGCCGTCTCGTCATAGCTCTGCGCTGTTACTGGCGCCATCAGGCTCTTGGTCGGAATATCATCCTGGTGACTGAGGACGAGGGTTTCCCCCACACGCAAATCCCCCCAATGAACTCTGACCGGCGATTCATTCCCCTGCCGGAATTCCCCCAGATGTCCTGTCACCTGCACTGCGGCCGTCAAGGGCCGAAGGTTCAGCGCACCCAACTGGGCCACGACCGACTGTCTGACCGGTGGCGTCGCGTGGGTCACAATCGTGGCCTCGATGGTACACAGCAGGCCTGGATTCGATGGTGCATAGACCTTGAGCTCTTCAACCTGCCCTAAATGGCGCATGGCGCGAAACACCCCGACCTCCGGATCATTCAAGAGTCGCTCGTCCGTCTGGTTACCTGCCAGAAGCGTGACATCTGGCCGGTCACTCGTCCCGACAAACTGAGAACGGCCATTGGGGTCAAAGAACGACGGGCCTCCTTGGACATCGCGATGTCTTCTCTCACGGAAGATCCCCAGCCGTGAGTCACGAGCCGTTGACTGTGGGTCATGAAACCAGGCAACCGCCAGTTCACCTGCCGCATCCGCAAGCTGCTGAGCGACAGCCGCCTCATTTCCAGCACGAGCACTTACGATCTCCTGCCCGGATAGATTGAGGAGCGTTG
This Nitrospira sp. DNA region includes the following protein-coding sequences:
- a CDS encoding type II/IV secretion system protein, which encodes MERSLLDCIAYRELVGPVELDAAVEESLSREIDLETVLIDTYRVPKSALGQALSEFYQCPYVPYDERTIIDPELLKNLSFDYLRRNAWIPLKRQGTVLDILINDPHDLEKGVDIRRAFPATTIRFLVGLRRDIEQYLLVATGQANGGSITDILGELVDEASIERNVELERREIDENDSAIVRLVNQIIAEAYRLEASDVHVEPYADRKETAVRFRVDGTCFTYMRIPATYRRAIVSRLKIMANLDIAERRKPQDGKIRFKLAKDREIEVRVATLPTAGNNEDVVLRLLTAKETMPLEAMDFPPGVLQTVKELSEQPYGIFLCVGPTGSGKTTTLHAVMKHINTDERKIWTAEDPIELTQEGLRQVQVHPKIGFTFASAMRAFLRADPDVIMIGEMRDKETADTAIEASLTGHLVMSTLHTNSAVETVTRLLDMGCDSFNFADAMLGVLAMRLCKRICSQCKEEYRPTQQEYDELVQGYGARYWEKLGVSNSDDLKLYRGKGCEACNHAGFKGRVALHELLVGSEEVKTLIQSRARTAEILNVAMREGMVTLLQDGIQKVLKGLTAYRQVRAVAVK